ATTAGGAAGGAAACAATTGTTTAAGTGTTAATGAAGAAATGCTATTAAGGTCCTCCAGTTTTAAAAGGATTAAAGCTATTATTTGTAAAGAGTTACTGATATCTTGGTTAAATACAGTATTTTCATTGAAATATATCCagataaacttttttttcccagtgtagTGATACGAATAGGCCTCTGAATGACAGTCATGAATTGCCGAGCAGTTGTGGCAGGGAGCTGTTCTGTGCTGTATTGAGAGAGTCACACATGCAGGATTTGCTGTCTGATTATTTACACGCTGTTGTTTGACCACATCTCAGTGACCCAATACTTGGTTTTTAATTAAGGTCTTCAGTGTTAAACACGTACTTAATGTTGCCTACAGAGAAAAAACCTGTGCAAAAGAAATAGTATGGATGGCTTTTCTTAAACTGTGGTAACCTGGGGAGAATTTTGCAGCAGCCAACTGGAAAGATGTATTTTgggggctggatggagctccaGTGGTGTGAATTGCATATTCCTATGCAATATTGTGCATAGGAAACTGGATGGGCAGTGCAGCAACTGCAGAGGGGTGAATGCATTCAACTTAAAGCAGTGGATAATGGACAGAATTTTTAGGTTTTCTTTCTGAACTAGAAAATACAAAATGTGTACTTAGATTTGAAGTGACGTTTTTATCTTCTAGTGAAATCTGAAGGAgtcagagagagggagaggggcagagagAAGGAAGCAGTAATGAATCCAGCAAAGGGAAGAACAAAGGCTGTTAGAGCTTGCACAGTGGATCACTAAACATTTTGCCTGGGGGATTCTTTTGCTGGAACTGTTACTTCCTATAACAGGAAATCAGCAACTCTAGAATCCTAACCggtgtgattttttaaaaatcttcccAATCCTGGCTGTGTTAGCTGGTTTGGTAACCTACAATCAAGAAAATATGGAGGCAGAACATTGGAAATACTCTGTTGTGGTGTGAAATGAGGGTCCTTtcctctgtgctcagcagaatagACAGCCCTAAAAGCCTTGAGAGGTTGTGGATACTGGGTAAGTTGTGTGCTGGCTGCTGAGGCACAGTGACAATACAAGGGAACCTTTTTGTTTCTGACTGCAGTAGATTACGTAAGGCACTGGGCTATTAATCGTAGAAAAGTGAAAATAGCATACTACCATTTGGCCTGAAATTCTGTGTTTGTAAGCTTTACTGCAGCTGTGATAAGCTGTTTTTCAGGTTTGGTAGAGCAGTGAATAGCTCGTGGCAGAGCAAAGTGCCTGACAGATCACTGTGCTGATTTCTGCTCCTGTTCTTCAGCATCAGGATGCAGAGGGTCTATATTTGACTAGAGACGTCTGTGGCAGAATGATGCTGCAAACAGGAGTTCTTGTTGTATGCTAGGAATGGGATCTCTTCCTGATGAGGATGCGTGTTCTTTTCCAAGTGTCAGCTAAAATTCACATATTACACAAGagcattttttgggattttttttttccttctgccagAATAGTAGGcagctttaaaattttaagttcTCGGATTGCGATAGAATTCCTTGAatctgttttgtttgggtttttgaaTGCTATCTGTATTATGAAATTTTGTTTTTAGCAAAGGAGATTTTGAATTTGCAGGGATTTTTGATGGCTGTAAGATGAGAAAACTGAATAGATGGAGTCTGCAGTGTTCTTGGTGAGTTATCTTTTTTCAGTCTAGTAATATCTGTAAAGGCTCTTCATCAGGAGGTTTGGATTGTGCACGCAGGCCAGCTTTCCAGCAGCAAATGCTAATGCTGGAGGGCTGCTCTTCTGTATCAGCACCCAGGATCTCGTTTTGCATTGGTCTCAGTTATTTGATCTTCAGAATGAGGGTAAGGATTCATCACATTCCAAGTCCCTTTGGAATGAATTGACTAACTGTTGTTTCCATAGCCATATGCCTATGTGTTAAAATACAAATACGCAGCAGAGTACCAGGCATATATGTTCAGGAAAACCCAAAGTTGACCCTCATGTTCTCGGGCCTGCTTGTtgccctgctgggccctgcctggctgggagagctccctgaggggctgcactgctcgTGCTGTGCTTTGGCCACGATTGTCATCCACTGCAGAAAAAGTACCTTACAGGATAGAGGTGGGAGGCTTGTGCCAATTAGAGTGTAATTCCAGTCTGCGTTCGTTGGGGAATCTCAGCATTCTCTTCGTTGTAGTTGTGCATCTGAATTATTCACGTGGTACTGCCCCAGCCTATTTTTCATATAGAAGTACAAAATTAAGCCgtgattttaattaatttctagGAAAAGAGTGGTATGTAGATTTCTCTGCTTTTCGGGAATTCATCTGTGTTtcaggagggatttgggaagTAGGTAGACCCAAACCCTGGCCTGAATGTCTTGATAAATGCAGGTGGTTTTCATGTGgccagctgcagctggggatGGCCTGTTCAGCCCCATGTTGTGCATAAGGAGATTCCTTGCTCACGTGTTGAAACATCCCTGTTCTTTTTGCCAGCCAAAGGCTGATTGTCCTGAGCTTTGAACCAGCTGTGTGTGGTTCTCTTCAAACTGTGCCAGTAGTGGTTCAGAGTCCAGAAGATTCCCCTCCTCTTTCCCATCTTGTTTTCCAATACCCAAAGAGAACCTGAAATACCCAGTTCAAAAATTGATGTGTTGGACTACAGGATGAGGCTCCTAAGGAGTCATAAACTACAAGTAACACTGTTTTGGCTGTCAGAATGGTGGATTAAATCTTGTACTCATTGAGTCTTGAACATGGAAGCGAATtggattttccccttttttgaaGGCAGGTGGATATGGTGTATAATACAGAAAAAGTAGGTTCTTGGGATAAATTTTAACTGTAAAACACCCCATACTTCACAAAGATGTTTACATTAGGATTGTCATGACCTTACTGATGCTGTGGATGCTAAATAGATGCTAAATAAGACTGTTATCCAAAGAAATCGAAAATTCCTAGGGTAAGAATTACTTTGCATATGACAAAAGGAATTTCTGTGATTCGTGGAACTGGGTGTTGGCCTGGGTTTTGCAACAGGAGCAGGCCATGGGCCCTTTGATAGTGAAAAGGAGCCCGTTCATTATGTATATAAGCATGAGAGCCATTGCTGACTGTGGTTGAAGTGGCCTCTTGCACATCCCACTTGCCTGCTGAGTATGTCAGACCAGGCCAGGCTGTGATTGGAGATGTGGTTCCCATTTCCTGAAGAAGGTTTTGTGGTTAGATTAGCGTATTGCTTTGTCTGTCTGTACAAGGCTTGGCTTTCAGAGCAAATGACTGGAACTGTAAGTCAGTCATGATTACTAATAACCAATGAACTGCTCATCATCTGTGTATTAAGATGAAATTTGTCTAATGTTAGGATACATGTTACTGTAATTCTGATTGAATCCTTTATGTCTTCTCTACCTGATGCAGTTTCTTGTCACAACAACACagaaaccaaaacccaaaaaagtgTGGTTTTGTGCTGGTTAGGCTGGTATTGCTCCCTGTGTAAGCATTTTCTTCCAGAATGAGCTTGATGTTACTTAGGCATCATTACTCTTGTTTGGAGGTGGAGTAATTATTCCAGGTTACTGGAATTTTGCTGTGGAATAGTGTGTCTGCCTGGGAATCAGTAGAAGTAACAGACTAATTCCTCCATGTGGCTATAACAGAACCAAGACGCTGCCATGTGGCAGACCCTGAAAAGAGGTTTCTCAGTGTTCTCACAGTGTTCTCATCTCACAAAACTGGAAAGAATGCTGGTGTTTTTGGAAGAACATGCAAAAGACAACGTCTCCATCCTGCAGTGTGCACAGTTCTCAAATGTATGTAGTACAAAGAGCTGTAAAAACAAGAGTTTAGGGCAGGTAAAGGAATGTAGTCACAAGAATGTGAATGCCATAGGTAGAGGAAGATTAAATTTggtggttttcctttttcctttgatAACAAATGGATTTGCTGCTGAGGGAACTGAAGTCGAGCATTTGTCTGAACAAAAGCAAGGAACTAGATATTTAGATGGGATTTGAAGGCAAAGGGTAGGAATTCAGtaaggcagaaaagatggtctGGTCCAGTTAAAGCAATTGTATAAAGTTGTTAGACTTGTGGTCTAGCTATTTGGAAGGTCTGGATGAACAGAAAGGTGTCTAGAAGGAAGAGTTGGTTGGTTCTTCAAAGATTAAGGATTAAATAAAAGAGTAAAAATTGAGAATGTAGGAAGTATTTACAGGCATCACGTTAGGCCAGAGAAGGAATAGACTCACAGCTGGTCTGGCAGCAAAGGTGTCCCTTAGTTTTGGTTTTGGATAAAAGGCAGAGGTTTATCCTTAAAGGAAAGAGTTACTAAAAGGTttgtggaggggaaaaaaacagggaGGGGAGGAATATGGCTACAgagtcctggcagctgtggtggAAACATAGTTTATAAACTGAATCTAAAGATGGGTGCCCTGGAATAGTGAGGAGGAGATAATAAAATGGCCTGGTTAGATCTTTTCTTCCTTATGTATCACAATGACCATGTTTGTCTCCCTTTTTGTTTAACTTTGATTGCTTGAAAAGTTAGAAGAATGAGAGAAGTTCTTGATAAGGGCAGCCGTAGTTGTCAGTAAAGGTCAGCTCTGTCTCCTCTGCTGGGCAGTTGTGATCTTAAACATACTTGGAGGAAGAGGAATTAAGTGTGTAAGCCTGTCTTCATTCATTGTTATGGGTAAATGTTAATTAAACTCCAGGATATATAATTGGAAGTAGTTTCAGACTAGGGAGACTATCTAGCTCTTTTTGAGTGAATGCAACAACTGTAAAAAGACACCGATGGACAGATGTACAACCAGAATGCAACTAATTAGTATCCCAGATTATGAGAAACAGTGTCAAAGCTTTCTGTCAGTTTACATGGGTTTGATATGCTTTGGTGTCTGCAGTCTTTTCCATTTAATCCTCAGAGAAACTTGTTTTGTGATTCTGATTCTATGCGTGCATCTGGTTTTTTATTAAGAACTTCATAGGTTAGACAAAGGGCCCAAAACCATTAAGTGAACTGTGTAAACAAATTTCCAAACTCTTCTATATTTATTTGAAGCTGTTTCATGAAATGTCTGTGTCTATTCCAGTAttctttaaaaatcttcctcagTTGCCTTCTCATAGGCCACAAGGACTTCCAGGTAGCCAGTGTTGATGAATACCTAATTTACAGATGTTTATTAATTTATACTTCATTATTTTCAGGAAGACTCCTTAGATTAATAGTGCAGCTGTTAAGGAAAGTCAAGACTTCAGAGGAATTACAAATGTCTCATGTTATTTTTATGCATGTCCAGGTATTTTGCAGTCTGGGTGGGTGAGGATAGGAGTGGGTGTAGGAGAGGGAACAGGAAGAAAGTCACTGCAATTTGGGCCCAGAATAAAATTGCCAGGTTACTGTCTGTGGAGTTTATAAATTACTATAGTTCTTGGTGTAATAATTCTACTGTATGCTTGGTCACTGTTCTGTAATGTATAATCTCTGAAAACATTACTTCAGAAATGAAATAGCATTTCTTTGCATGGCAGATGTGAACAAGCACTTGTTTTCTGTAAGACTGGACTACTAGAGCTTAAAGTGATGACTTTCTGCTTATTTTACAGATTTGCTTACAATCAAATACATGGCCATGGGGGATATGAAGACCCCAGATTTTGATGACCTTCTTGCAGCCTTTGACATACCAGACATGGTAGATCCCAAAGCAGCTATTGAATCTGGACATGATGACCACGAAAGCCACATAAAACAAAATGCTCATGCAGATGAAGACTCCCATGTCCCATCATCATCTGATGTTGGGGTGAGCGTCATTGTGAAAAATGTGCGTACTATTGATTCTTCCGAAGGTCTGGATAAGGATGGCCACCATTCCACAGGCAATAGCTTGCACAATGGCTTTCTGACATCAGCAGCTCTTGAGAGTTACAGTAAAGATGAAGGGAAATCACTTAAAGATGATGGGTCAGCTTCTGAGACTACACTGAAGGATTCAACTTTCAACCAGTTCAGCCCAATATCAAGTGCAGAAGAATTTGATGATGATGAGAGAATTGAGGTGGATGACCCCCCAGATAAAGAGGAGATACGTGCAAATTTTAGAGCAAATGTCTTGGCAGGATCTCTATCACAGCAGGAATATGACAAACTAAAGGCACTTGGAGGGGAGAACTTAATTAAATCTGGAATTACAGTTTCAAGTAGTatagataaaaataaaactggtAAACGAGAGACAGAGACAAGCTCCATGAATTTAGGTGTCTATGAGCCTTTTAAAACTCGAAAAACAGAGGACAAGTTACTAAAAGACAGTTCTGAGAAGCTTCTTGAAAACAGGGTACTTGATGGAAAACTGAGTGCTGAAAAATGTGACACAAATCTTGCCAGCATTTCCCAGTCCAAAGCAAAGTCATCAGCAAAGCTTTCGTCCTGCATTGCTGCAATCGCAGCATTGAGTGCTAAAAAGGCAGCTACAGATAGCAGTAAAGATTTACAGTCTAATTCAGGAGAGTCTTCTCCATTACCAAAAGACATGAGTGAAAGTCCCCGGGCTATTGAAAAATCTCCTGAGTCTCAGAGTCTCATTGATGGTGCTAAGAAACCGTCTGTCAAGCCGCCCGATAGTCCCAGAAGCGTCTCCAGTGAGAACAGCAGCAAAGGGTCTCCGTCGTCTCCCGCAGGATCAACACCAGCAATTCCTAAGGTTCGCATAAAAACCATCAAGACTTCTTCTGGGGAGATCAAGAGAACTGTTACTAGAGTGTTACCAGAAGTTGATTTGGACTCGGGTAAAAAGCCAGAGCAGAGTGCTTCCATGGTAACCTCCATGACCTCTCTCCTGTCCTCACCAACTTCTGCTGCtgttctctcctctcctcccagaGCTCCTCTGCAGTCCTCAGTTGTCACCAATGCAGTTGGATCTGCAGAACTTGCCCCCAAGCAGGTCACTATCAAACCCGTGGCTACTGCCTTCCTGCCCGTTTCAGCGGTGAAAACTGCAGGTTCTCAAGTGATCAATCTGAAGCTGGCTAACAACACCACAGTGAAAGCCACTGTCATCTCTGCTGCGTCCGTGCAGAGCGCCAGCAGCGCCATTATCAAAGCTGCCAACGCCATCCAGCAGCAGACGGTCGTGGTGCCGGCATCGAGCCTCGCCAGTGCCAAACTCGTGCCAAAGACAGTCCATCTTGCCAACCTTAACCTTTTGCCTCAGGGTGCTCAAACCACCTCTGAACTGCGCCAAGTGCTAACAAAACCCCAGCAGCAAATCAAGCAGGCAATAATTTCTGCAGCCACCTCCCAGCCTTCGAAAAAGGTGTCTCGAGTGCAGGTGGTGtcatctctgcagagctctgtagTGGAAGCATTCAATAAGGTGCTGAGCAGCGTCAATCCCGTACCCGTGTACGTCCCAAACCTCAGCCCCCCTGCCAGTGCCGGAATCACGCTGCCGACGCGAGGgtacaagtgcttggagtgcgGCGACTCGTTCGCTCTCGAGAAGAGCCTGACCCAGCACTACGACAGGAGGAGCGTGCGGATTGAAGTGACTTGTAATCATTGTACAAAGAATTTAGTTTTCTACAATAAATGTAGTCTCCTGTCCCATGCTCGTGGGCACAAGGAGAAAGGCGTCGTGATGCAGTGTTCCCACCTGATCCTAAAACCAGTCCCAGCAGATCAGATGATAGCATCTCCTTCCAGCAATACTGCTGCGGCCGTGCTCCAGGGCGCAGGGGGAGCTGGCGCGCACTCCCTAACAAAGATCCAGACTGGCTTAACTGGGACAGTGATCTCGGCCCCTGCGAGCTCTCCTGTCATTCCAGCTATGCCCCTAGACGAAGATCCATCAAAACTCTGTAGACATAGTCTAAAGTGTTTGGAGTGCAATGAAGTTTTCCAAGATGAGACATCTCTTGCAACTCATTTCCAGCAGGCCGCAGACACAAGTGGACAAGTAGAGTATCCTATGTTTACCTTCCAATGTTTCATCTATAAGCCTAGGAGACTTTGGATATGTTTTTACTTTCATTTAGCTGTTATTATCTGAACCTCTGTGATTAAAATGATAAATGAAAACCATAGAAAGTCTTGCAAGCACTTACATAGTGAATGTCAACACTTTTTAAATAAGACTTAGAATCTTTATAGGCCCTGAAGTCTGAAATTGACACTTATATTTTTGCTAAAATTTAGCATTAACTTTCTTACAGCTGAACATGATAATGCAGAAAATAATCGTGGGTATTACTAATCATATGTTAATGCTTCTTTCTGTGCTTTGGAATTTGACTAGCCAGTGGAATCCACTTAATTGGCACCCTCATTAACAGCCCGTCTATTCAACCTGAATGATAGCTTTAAGCGATTCATTCAGTGGTCTTCAGGTTTTAGAGTTTTCACCAAGTGCCCTAAGTGAGAGAGGCATTCCCCTCACGTGCAGGGAGGGACTCGGGCAGTGACAAATGGCACACTGACTACTGACAGGAATGCTGCTGTTTGCCTCAGCTCTTCCTCACAGAGTGCAAAGTGCTGTTCTCACTTGCACGTCTTCCTTTCTGTGTGACCATTGGTTTAGCTGGttccatttcttttcctcttacAATTGCTAATGAGTTCAACATAAAAAccatttgaaaattatttactaATGTATGTGGCCTGACCTGAAAGAAATACGTCATTCAATAAAACGTAATATTAATCAGTGTGCGATGTATTTTATAATCCTGGCAGAGTGAAGGTGGTCAATTAAATGATATGGTTGGATCTCTGTTGGGGTGTGCCAATTAAAAGGGATTCTGGTGTGGTTCAAAGCATTCAGGCGAGCTTGGTGCTCCAGCTTCTTGCTGCGGGGGAAGCTGAAAACCTGCAAGCATGCTCAAGACAGGAATGCCCCAGGAGTCTTTCTGGGAATCACACAAAGTGGACAGGCTAAAGACTTTTAAGTCCTGCagttaggaaaaaaatgcactAGTCCTAGGAGCACAGGCAGGTTCCTGTCAGGATCTATTCACTGCCTGTAGGACCCATTCTGTACCATGAAGCAGCTCCACTGCACCTACCACTACAGGTAGTAATGTAAAGAGATTTGCACGTGGAAATAGCCTCGATTATGTGGCTCTGCCTGAGCTCCTCCCTTTAATTGGCTGGCAGAGTTAGACTGAAGTTAGCTGGATTCCAGGTGGAATGCCATGCAAGTGAATTTCTGTTTGTAAGATACTGCAAGTGTGCATAGCTCAGGGAGTTTCCTTCAGCAGAACATGTCCGTGCACAGTTGTTGCTGCAGTTCTGAACAGGATCTAGTGGCTGACCATTAGAGTACATTCTGCACCAGCTCGGGCTGCTTAATACTTAGGCTCTTTGGCTAACTGATTTGCTGATGCTTATTGGTTGTAGAtagattctttttttccccataataaGCCCATTAGGTAACATTCCATCTAAGGTCCAGTAGACCTTGCAAAAACCTGGTGGTTTTGGTACTGGAAAAGGAAGCAGGAAAGAAGGTGACAAGACAAAGCAGTTGAATGAGGGACAGAGAATTGGTTGGAAGGATGAGGCTAAAATAGAAATTGAAAGAGAACAAAGATAAAGTGATGTTCTCACTTTCAGGGTGTGAGGATTTTTGTCTTTATGGCCAAGTAAACAAAGCCTTTTGcccttccctttctccctctGTCTGGTGCTTTTGCCCTGTTGCTGCTGAGTTGCTCTCCCTACATGTCCTTTAGAACTGTTTATCCTGGCAGTTTACTAAAGGAAAGCAATTGTGATGTTGACAGAATGTGAaaatgcagctgcagggaggtggAGAGAGAAGTACGGGTTCCCAGGTACTGCTGTTCAAGGAgggaaggccctggagctgcagcagcagctggcattGGCTGCTGCCTGTCTGGGTGTTTGTGTCTCCTCATGAaacctgctctgctgagctgcaggtttAAACAAAACAGTGCAAAGCACTGGAGGAAAATAAGCTATTTTCACGTTCTTCCCTTTGAAAAGAACACTTAATAAATGTAGTTTTAAATGTTCTTTGTTGAAGCATCCTTTTACATCTTAATTACACATTTTAGTAGTCCTTTTCATATGTCAAGCAGCCGCTGTTTTTTATGTTGAGTTTGGTTGCATCCTGTAGGGGTAGTGTTTCCTGGAGAAAGGCTCTGTACAGGCATTTATTACTATGTGTGTGGCTACTTTTTCATTAGATGTTACCTCTTGAGAAGCTTGGATGGGAAATACCCTGACTTGTTTTCCTTCTTAGTGCTTGGCACTGTCTTTTTGCTGTAAAACTGCCATTATTGTGGGGGGAAGAAGAGAGGAAAGTTAGATGAGATTGGTATTTTTTCTTcggaaggaagaaaataaaaatgaacacTTAGATTTTGCAAACAGGTAATAGGAAAAAAGATTATTTGCAGGTTGCTGTTCTTTCTAGTATCCCATCTAATTGctcctgaaatggaaaatgtataGTTTTGTGTTTCCAATGAGTAAGTAGCTGCTCTTATACTCCTGTTACAAAGGTAGaatgttttgtttaaaataagcCATGGTAGAACAATCTTATCAATGAAAATACATTCACTATGAAGTTGTTACTTTTCTGTGATGTTTTATTGCCATTAATTTCCTGTTAAAGGAATATTAATCTAAAGGCATATTCCTGCTAAAGGAGTATTAACCCTGACTCACTGATAGGTTTTTTGGCTGAATAAAACCCTCATGTACTTGCTGGGGGGAAAAGGTAGCAAATCTGGGCTAATGAATGTTAGTATTTCTCTTAGTTATAGATAGGAGTATATAGCTCCCATGGAAACTGCATAGCTCATTTCCCTTCATACTCAGCGTATGTGTGTATCTTTATTTTCCACCTCCGCCATTTTTCCTTctaacccttttttttttctgaaactttGACTTTAAATGCAGGCAGGTGATGATTTTCACaaactgtgttttattttggtgTGGGTTGGAATGAGAGAACTGGAAGTTAATGCCACCTTAAGCCCAAAATAAAATGGTAAGCAAACGTGCTGAATGTCAGAATTTCACAGTAGATGCTTCTTGTTCTACTGTAATCAGTTACAATCAAACATTTTCTGTACTCATTGAAATAGCAGAGCAGGGGCCTTAACTAAGAGCATTACTGGCATGTTGGGTCAGCAAATGagtctggcagattgctgcaaaaTCGGGAAGATcgctgagctggggctggaatGTTGTGTGGCTCTTCTGTGGCATCGCATCCCAGTTTCCTTCAGAGGTCCTGCAGGCCAAAGGCTTTGGAAGGACTGTGAAACCTCCAAATGTTTCTGTTACTGGAATAAGTAGTTCTGGTCTGCTCTTTTCTTAGTAATCAAATTATGCTCCAGGTTCTCCAGTATTGTATTACAGCTTGTTAATACAGGAATAGCCAAAGAGATTTGGGGAATGGTACTGATCCCAGTAAATGTGGCACTTACTGCTGGTCAGAGAGTTTTGCCTTTATCTGAACTTAAGACAAAGTTAACACCCCAAAACAATTCTGGTCAGCCCGAGGCTGTGAGTTCCCCACTTTTGGGCACTCTTTGGTCAATTAAGGCTAAGTATTTGGCATTCCAAAATGAATATTTCTTTGTGTCTCAGTGTAGCCTTGCTGCACCCCAAAGGCTCTAAGCAGGGGCCGGTTTGACATCCCTGTAGACAGCTGAAGTTAGGCAGAGCCTTGCAGGAGAGCAGTGCATGTACCCATGCTGAGCAGAACTGTAGTGGGCTGGCAGGAGTCCCCGTGGAACCTGCATTGCAGCGATGGCCCGTCTGCTTTGCTTAACCTGCTGTAATGTAATGATTTGCATTTTGCCATCCTGCTGCGTCAGGACATGGGAGAGCTCTGTTTGTACAGACTGTGTTCAAACACACCGGGCCACAGTGCTCCCAGAGCATTTATTTCAGGATTTCTTCATGCGTATGTTAGTAAATAATTTATAATGCAGATCTGGAGATCTTTTTGGTCAGTATTCTTGCAGAGTGTACATATCACTACATATGCCAGAACATTCTTAGAACATTCCTAAAAATACGCAAATACATGTTTAAAAACATACTGATGTCATGAAGGAGTCTTGGGTTTGATTTTAAATCTTTGCAAGTCCCTGGTGAGGTTCACAAGTCCCAGGCCATAAGAGACAATAGCAGTAATTTGATTTTGGAGCTGTTTGTAGGCCCCTTGCACTATAAAGGTAATCTGGGAAGGCACCCCAGTAATATTTCCGTAAAGCACGTGTATCTCCCGTGGTCAGTGGTGTAGGAAGGAGCTTTGTAGCCCAGGATGCCAGTCAGTCTGGCTACCAgcacctgccagctctgctaGCAGGGCTTGTGTTTGTACTTGCTACTGCATTGGGTCCCATCCCAGTTATGACATTTAACCTTTATTTGCTGTATTGCAGTGTTTGACACAAGACGTTATGTAGAGCTGAACCAAACCTTTTGTCTCATCTATTCTG
This DNA window, taken from Zonotrichia albicollis isolate bZonAlb1 chromosome Z unlocalized genomic scaffold, bZonAlb1.hap1 SUPER_Z_unloc_1, whole genome shotgun sequence, encodes the following:
- the LOC141727320 gene encoding zinc finger protein 532-like: MAMGDMKTPDFDDLLAAFDIPDMVDPKAAIESGHDDHESHIKQNAHADEDSHVPSSSDVGVSVIVKNVRTIDSSEGLDKDGHHSTGNSLHNGFLTSAALESYSKDEGKSLKDDGSASETTLKDSTFNQFSPISSAEEFDDDERIEVDDPPDKEEIRANFRANVLAGSLSQQEYDKLKALGGENLIKSGITVSSSIDKNKTGKRETETSSMNLGVYEPFKTRKTEDKLLKDSSEKLLENRVLDGKLSAEKCDTNLASISQSKAKSSAKLSSCIAAIAALSAKKAATDSSKDLQSNSGESSPLPKDMSESPRAIEKSPESQSLIDGAKKPSVKPPDSPRSVSSENSSKGSPSSPAGSTPAIPKVRIKTIKTSSGEIKRTVTRVLPEVDLDSGKKPEQSASMVTSMTSLLSSPTSAAVLSSPPRAPLQSSVVTNAVGSAELAPKQVTIKPVATAFLPVSAVKTAGSQVINLKLANNTTVKATVISAASVQSASSAIIKAANAIQQQTVVVPASSLASAKLVPKTVHLANLNLLPQGAQTTSELRQVLTKPQQQIKQAIISAATSQPSKKVSRVQVVSSLQSSVVEAFNKVLSSVNPVPVYVPNLSPPASAGITLPTRGYKCLECGDSFALEKSLTQHYDRRSVRIEVTCNHCTKNLVFYNKCSLLSHARGHKEKGVVMQCSHLILKPVPADQMIASPSSNTAAAVLQGAGGAGAHSLTKIQTGLTGTVISAPASSPVIPAMPLDEDPSKLCRHSLKCLECNEVFQDETSLATHFQQAADTSGQKTCNICQMLLPNQCSFASHQRIHQHKSPYTCPECGAICRSVHFQTHVTKNCLHYTRRVGFRCVHCNVVYSDVAALKSHIQGCHCEVFYKCPICPMAFKSAPSTHSHAYTQHPGIKIGEPKIIYKCSMCDTVFTLQPLLYRHFDQHIENQKVSVFKCPDCSLLYAQKQLMMDHIKSMHGTLKSVEGPPNLGINLPLSTKPTTQNSASHNKEDTKSINGTEKLEKKSPSPIKKAEPKKVTSPGWTCWECDRLFTQRDVYISHMRKEHGKQMKKHPCRQCDKSFSSSHSLCRHNRIKHKGIRKVYTCSHCPDSRRTFTKRLMLEKHIQLMHGIKDPDVKEMTESTNMEEREVKEDTKVPSPKRKLEEPVMEFRPPRGAITQPLKKLKINVFKVHKCAVCGFTTENLLQFHEHIPQHKSDGSSYQCRECGLCYTSHVSLSRHLFIVHKLKEPQPVSKQNGSGEDNQQENKPSHEDDSSNSAASDRRCKVCAKTFETEAALNTHMRTHGMAFIKSKRMSSADK